The sequence GATCTTACCACCAGCCCCGTGGCTACCTTGGGATAAAAATAAGTCGATTTCTGAGGAAGGATACCACCGGCCTTTGTCACTGAGAAAAGATCATCCAGGGAAAGAGGATCGAGAAGAAATGCGGCATTCCACTCACCTGAAGAAACAGACTTTACAGCGAGATCAGCATCCTGAAAATATTTCAGGTTCCCTTTTGGACTCATTTGGCTGTGTGACAGCCCAAGAATTTCTTTCAGAATCAGCTCCTCCAGAATCACTACAGGAAGATGAGCGAGCGCAGTTGGGTTGCATTTTTTTCTCAAATTCTCAAGTATTTTTTCAGTGGGTGTCACCGTGAATCTACCTTTGTCGGGTGTGACAACATTCATCTGATGAGAGTCGTTTTGTGAACTGTTTACAGCGAATCGGCCTTCAAACGCTTGTAATAATGTCGTTTCGTTAAAGTTCGTCAGACCATGGACAGCTCTGTGTGTTGCTTGAACCATAAGCCCCGGTGAAGATGCAGGAACCAGATAGGCCATAACTGCTGAACTGTTAATATTATCGTTGTTGTTTTCTCTATGAAGAATTCTGGACGCTTCATAACGATGATGTCCGTCGGCAATTAGCACGTATTTATTACTGAATGACTGACAAAATTGTTCAATCCAAGCATTGTCATCTGTCAATGAAAATTCCAACGACACTTTTCCGTGATGATCCAGCTCTGCTGTTCGCAATTCAGCTGTACTGAACTGTTCCAGAAAATGTTCAGTCTCGATCGGATCATCCTGATAAATAAAGAAAAGGGGGCTCAGGTTGGCACGTGTTGCTTCGTAGAGTCTCACCCTGTCTATCTGAGGCGCTTTGTGCGTCTTTTCATGTCGTAGAACAAAACGGTCTGATTCATCGTCCAGAGACAGTTCAGCTAAAAATCCAAATCGTGTAACAGGTTGACCATCATTATTTTCGTAGGTCTCCCTCAGGGACCAGATGGCTGGCATGTCCGTCTGTGCAACAGTGTTGTTCTTCTTCCAGGAATTCCATTGAGATGCCGCCTCCTTATAGAAATCTGGATTGGACCGGGCGGGGTCATAATTTGCCGGCAGCGTCATGTGAATAAAGTTAACAGGAGATCTGGACGCAAGGTCCGCGCGCTCCCGTTCGGAAATGACATCATAGGGAGGAGCAATCACCGATGAGAGATCAGAAATATTAGATGGAGTGTAACTGTAGCCCTTAAAAGGGCGGATATCAACCATTTAAAACAATGCTCCGAGCTTAATACAAATTTAGAGAGGGAAGACTTCCTGCTGAAATGGAAACTGAGGTACTGAAATTAATCTTAAGGTAAAATGAAAAAATAGAGGGACTAGAGGCCTAGGCTTCTTCGTCGGTGAACTGCCACCGGCAGGTTCCACACCACCACGGTTTTCCCTTGTAGTCTTTACGCTGCTCGTTAAGGGTCAGCGAGCGTCTGCACTTCGGGCAATTTTTTTCTGTACCTTCTTCAGGCCAGCTGTAATCAGGATTAAACTGAAGTGGTGTGTCAAAAGTGGTGAATTCATCCATATCAAAAATTAACCAATAAATTCAGACCACAGAAAGCTAATAATTGAATTCATCCTTAGAATATTAAATATTGAGAACCACAAGGAAAGTGATTACAGCCACTCCCACCGCTGTTTTTATCCAGACCCATTGCTTCCGCGCTTTGAGCTGTTTTTCATAAGGCTTCCACCAAAGATTGACCGTGACCGTTTTCTCCGGAGCCACATATACCCGCTGAAGACTCTTTTGGAGAAGGGATTCAACCTCGTTCAATTCATAGTTTTCTCTCAACAGCGTAATAAACTGGGGATTGAGATAGGTGACAGTGTGAACTCCCGGCTTTAATGGAATAGGGTCATCAATAGGAACTTGTCCTATGAGGATATTATCCACATAAATATCAAGACCGCTGGAGTCACAAGAAACTTGGAGATAGCCTACAGTTTCATCCGGGATGGGGGTTAAAATTGTGTCTTGTTGCGCCAGGATAGGGGAAAGATATATCAGAAATGGGAGGAGAATCGGTAACGGGCGTTTCATAAGGTGAACGAAAGTTAAAGGTTTATTTTTCTTGAGACTATCGTAAAATCTTCCTCGAAAAATTGGTGAAGAATCATCTTACACCCTTCTCTTCGTCTCACCCCCTAACCAGAATGATTTCTTCTTCATCCGCTGGCACAGAATCGGCCTTGGATAGTCTGGCTAAAAGGATGACGTCAGACTCTTATGTTGTGTTTCTTACAGGAGCCGGTGTTTCAGCTGAAAGTGGGGTACCAACATTCCGCAGTTCTGATGGTTTATGGAAGAAATTCAAGCCGGAAGAGCTGGCTAATTTCAATGCGTTCATAAAGAATCCCGTACTTGTTCAATCGTGGTATCGGCACAGAACAGAGATAGTAGAAAATGTAAAGCCGAACAGAGGCCATTTTGCCATGGCTGAAATCGAATCAAAAGTGGACAAATTCGCAGTTATCACACAGAATGTTGATAATCTTCACCAGCGGGCTGGATGCGAAGAGGTCATTGAATTGCACGGCAATATTTTTAGAAGTTATTGTATCGACTGTAAAGAACAATTTGACGTTCAACTCTTCAGTGAAAACGGGGAGCCGATTATTTGTCGGTGTGGAGGTCTTGTTAGACCTGATGTTGTATGGTTTGGTGAAATGCTTCCGATTGATGCTTTTCGATTAGCTGAGAAACATGCCAGAAAGTGTGATCTGTTCATTTCCGTCGGCACCTCCGGTGTTGTCTATCCAGCGGCAGGACTTTCCTCCCTGGCCAAATCATCCGGCGCTTTTCTTGCTGAAATAAACACCGAACCAACCGAACTTAGTTCCATAATGGATGTGACTTTTCAGGGAAAATCAGGAGAGATATTGCCAGAATTGATATCACTCCTAGAATCATGAATAAATTGACAAAACGAATCTTTTTGGTCTTTGCACTGGCTGTATGGGGTTGTGCCTATTTCAATACTTTCTATAACGCAACTCAGTATTTTGAAGAAGCCGAACAGGAAATAGTCGCAACCAGTAAAGAGGAGCAGTTGTCTAAGAAAAGCGAAGAGTTGTTGGACAAAACGATAGCTCGATGCAATCTGGTTGTTGCCAATTATCCCGAATCAAGATTCCGCGATGATGCACTGCTCTTGCGGGCAAAAGCACAGTATTACAAGGGGGAATTCCAGTCATCAAGGGGATCTCTTGAGCGCCTGAACTTGGACTTTCCTGAAAGCCCTCTTCTTAACGAAGCACGATTGTGGACCATTCGTTGTAAATGGAAGATCGAATCTTCTCAATCATCACTTGAAGAGACACTTAATTTCATCAGCGAACTTGAGGAAGATGTCCGGTTGAGTCAAATTAAATCATTGAGATCGATTGCGCACACAACTGCTTCAGAGATATACCAAGCATACGGCGAAGTTGATTCAACACTGGCCCATTTGGTGAGAGCGGCAGAATCTGCGTCAAATAGGCTTGACCGAATGAACGCTCATTATGTAATCGCTGAACGGGCGTATGAGGAAGGTCGTCTGAACGTTGCGCTGGAGAATTACAGAAAGGTAATTTCCGCACATCCGATTCCCAAGCGGGTGGAGGCATCTCATTTACAGATTGTTCGAATTTATCGTGAAATGGAAATGTGGTCGGAGGCATCTAAGGAAATTGAAGAACTGACCACCAATGAAAAATTCTCAGGCATAAGGGCGGACCTCAACCTAGAGCTTGCGAAGCTATACGAAATGCAGGGCAGGGATGATGAAGCTAGAAAGCGTTATGAATCCATTACCGAAGATTTTCCAAAAACAGCGGCATCGGCGGAATCATATTTTGCATTAGGAACCGCCACCCTGTATGATGAGAAAGAATACGGGCAGGCGAGAAAGTA comes from Candidatus Neomarinimicrobiota bacterium and encodes:
- a CDS encoding DUF1015 domain-containing protein, coding for MVDIRPFKGYSYTPSNISDLSSVIAPPYDVISERERADLASRSPVNFIHMTLPANYDPARSNPDFYKEAASQWNSWKKNNTVAQTDMPAIWSLRETYENNDGQPVTRFGFLAELSLDDESDRFVLRHEKTHKAPQIDRVRLYEATRANLSPLFFIYQDDPIETEHFLEQFSTAELRTAELDHHGKVSLEFSLTDDNAWIEQFCQSFSNKYVLIADGHHRYEASRILHRENNNDNINSSAVMAYLVPASSPGLMVQATHRAVHGLTNFNETTLLQAFEGRFAVNSSQNDSHQMNVVTPDKGRFTVTPTEKILENLRKKCNPTALAHLPVVILEELILKEILGLSHSQMSPKGNLKYFQDADLAVKSVSSGEWNAAFLLDPLSLDDLFSVTKAGGILPQKSTYFYPKVATGLVVRSMDHP
- a CDS encoding NAD-dependent deacylase — protein: MISSSSAGTESALDSLAKRMTSDSYVVFLTGAGVSAESGVPTFRSSDGLWKKFKPEELANFNAFIKNPVLVQSWYRHRTEIVENVKPNRGHFAMAEIESKVDKFAVITQNVDNLHQRAGCEEVIELHGNIFRSYCIDCKEQFDVQLFSENGEPIICRCGGLVRPDVVWFGEMLPIDAFRLAEKHARKCDLFISVGTSGVVYPAAGLSSLAKSSGAFLAEINTEPTELSSIMDVTFQGKSGEILPELISLLES
- a CDS encoding tetratricopeptide repeat protein; amino-acid sequence: MNKLTKRIFLVFALAVWGCAYFNTFYNATQYFEEAEQEIVATSKEEQLSKKSEELLDKTIARCNLVVANYPESRFRDDALLLRAKAQYYKGEFQSSRGSLERLNLDFPESPLLNEARLWTIRCKWKIESSQSSLEETLNFISELEEDVRLSQIKSLRSIAHTTASEIYQAYGEVDSTLAHLVRAAESASNRLDRMNAHYVIAERAYEEGRLNVALENYRKVISAHPIPKRVEASHLQIVRIYREMEMWSEASKEIEELTTNEKFSGIRADLNLELAKLYEMQGRDDEARKRYESITEDFPKTAASAESYFALGTATLYDEKEYGQARKYFDNVEREFRESTFAPSARVRVQEIDDLLLVTEAIEQLETTLFGDQVKKEEADEKAITEDPLLQPNSKSVVKREEKTENFTEESYIEISDTTQLYQELSQRLYSAGELKAFRFGDEVEGMKYFERIVNVLPPTNSTAQALYSLSYLYDVTGDSVQASHLRDQLINEYPDSEYAMEVALSQSLTLRDAPAELMVQGEKVTDRDPKKAIELYESVLAQYPNTRYAPVILLTIAHIYDRSLNDLDRALEVYQQITSVYGKSEQAQFAGGRIALLNKFKESIADTTASSDSTNNGR